A genome region from Arthrobacter sp. V1I9 includes the following:
- a CDS encoding aminotransferase class V-fold PLP-dependent enzyme, which produces MTTATVSPNAAAQPETVQPDGAAPFDARRAVAGRPLAAVTGAEIQAPLISGGHVRYANLDYGASAPALSLVSAYLNEILPFYASVHRGAGYASQISTSVYENARNIVREFVGGRPDDSVIFTRNTTDSLNLLAGCLPATDGRPDGDVLYLDIEHHANLLPWQGVPHRSIVAADTIPGTIESVRAELEQGGVSLLAVTGASNVTGEILPIRALATLAHEHGARIVVDAAQLAPHRRVNIAADGVDYLAFSGHKLYAPFGAGVLVGRPDWLDAGTPHLAGGGAVKEARLDGVSWATGPARHEGGSPNVLGAATLARATQVIAGLDLDRWHAHESGIRSFLVEGLQKIDGVTVHQIFKDTNPDTDTIGVVNFSVEGYDAGLVAAYLSAEHGVGLRDGRFCAHPLLKRLGLPSGSLRASFGVGSRLEDAERLLTGIESLRRNGLGWDYVVDAGRWVPANDTRTYPHWAPNTPGTAGAAPCIDD; this is translated from the coding sequence GTGACTACTGCCACCGTCTCCCCCAACGCCGCCGCCCAGCCTGAAACAGTCCAGCCTGACGGCGCTGCCCCCTTTGATGCCCGCCGCGCCGTCGCCGGCCGGCCGCTTGCGGCTGTCACCGGCGCTGAAATCCAGGCACCGCTGATCTCCGGCGGCCACGTCCGGTATGCGAACCTCGACTACGGCGCCTCCGCTCCCGCCCTCTCCCTGGTCTCGGCCTACCTCAACGAGATCCTGCCGTTCTACGCAAGCGTCCACCGCGGGGCCGGCTATGCGTCCCAGATCAGCACGTCCGTCTACGAGAATGCCCGGAACATCGTCCGGGAGTTCGTGGGCGGCCGCCCGGACGATTCCGTGATCTTCACCCGGAACACCACTGACTCCCTCAACCTGCTGGCAGGCTGCCTGCCAGCAACGGACGGACGGCCCGACGGGGACGTCCTGTACCTGGACATTGAACACCACGCGAACCTGCTGCCGTGGCAGGGCGTCCCCCACCGCAGCATCGTTGCCGCCGACACCATCCCCGGCACCATCGAGTCCGTGCGCGCCGAACTGGAACAGGGAGGCGTGAGCCTGCTGGCCGTCACCGGCGCCTCCAACGTCACCGGCGAGATCCTGCCCATCCGGGCCCTGGCCACGCTCGCTCACGAACACGGCGCACGCATTGTGGTGGACGCAGCCCAGCTGGCGCCGCACCGCCGTGTCAACATCGCCGCGGATGGCGTGGACTACCTCGCTTTCTCGGGCCACAAGCTGTACGCACCGTTCGGCGCCGGTGTGCTGGTGGGCCGCCCGGACTGGCTCGACGCCGGAACGCCCCATCTCGCCGGTGGCGGCGCCGTCAAGGAAGCAAGGCTCGACGGCGTCAGCTGGGCCACCGGCCCGGCCCGCCACGAGGGCGGATCCCCCAATGTCCTGGGCGCAGCCACCCTGGCACGCGCCACGCAGGTGATCGCCGGGCTGGACCTGGACCGGTGGCATGCCCATGAGTCGGGCATCCGTTCCTTCCTGGTGGAGGGCCTGCAGAAGATCGACGGGGTGACCGTCCACCAGATCTTCAAGGACACCAACCCGGATACGGACACCATCGGCGTGGTCAACTTCTCCGTGGAAGGCTATGACGCCGGACTGGTAGCCGCGTACCTGTCCGCCGAGCACGGCGTTGGCCTGCGGGACGGCCGTTTCTGCGCGCACCCGCTGCTGAAGCGGCTCGGGCTCCCATCCGGTTCCCTCCGTGCCAGCTTTGGAGTCGGTTCGCGCCTTGAGGACGCAGAACGGCTTCTTACGGGCATCGAGTCGCTGCGCCGCAACGGCCTGGGGTGGGACTATGTGGTGGACGCAGGACGCTGGGTTCCCGCCAATGACACCCGGACCTATCCGCACTGGGCACCCAACACGCCGGGAACTGCCGGGGCTGCCCCCTGCATCGACGACTGA
- the aroA gene encoding 3-phosphoshikimate 1-carboxyvinyltransferase, whose translation MTAAATTQDHSGTSLPHWPAPFASRPVDATVTVPGSKSLTNRYLVLAALADGPSRLRAPLHSRDSALMIDALRQLGATITEVPGDGAFGPDLEVVPLVADAAASSTRIDCGLAGTVMRFVPPLAALRNGASMFDGDPHARNRPMGTIIEALKALGVAVSAEDGSAPSSLPFVVEGTGEVPGGHLVIDASASSQFVSALLLVGARFTEGLHLEHVGKPVPSLDHINMTVAVLRGAGVVVDDSVPNHWAVSPGPIRAFDQRIEQDLSNAGPFLAAALASGGTVRIPGWPEQTQQVGDLWRTILAEMGAEVTLRDGVLTVTGGPEIKGADFADTSELAPTVAALCALASGPSRLSGIAHLRGHETDRLAALVTEINRLGGDAEETSDGLVIRPAKLHAGVVRSYADHRMATAGAILGLAVDGVQVEDIATTAKTMPDFPRLWEDMLAQAGPADAGAEGSTGGAQH comes from the coding sequence ATGACCGCAGCCGCCACCACCCAGGACCACTCCGGAACGTCCCTCCCCCACTGGCCGGCCCCCTTCGCGTCCCGGCCCGTCGATGCCACTGTTACGGTGCCCGGGTCAAAGTCGCTGACCAACCGGTACCTGGTGCTCGCAGCGCTGGCCGACGGCCCGTCGCGCCTGCGTGCGCCGCTGCATTCCAGGGATTCGGCACTCATGATCGATGCGCTCCGCCAGCTCGGCGCCACCATCACGGAGGTCCCGGGGGACGGTGCGTTCGGTCCGGACCTGGAGGTGGTTCCGCTTGTGGCAGACGCGGCAGCGTCCTCCACCAGGATCGACTGCGGCCTCGCCGGTACCGTGATGCGGTTCGTTCCGCCGCTGGCGGCGCTGCGCAACGGCGCCAGCATGTTCGACGGCGACCCGCACGCCCGCAACCGGCCCATGGGCACCATTATCGAAGCCCTCAAGGCGCTGGGAGTGGCTGTTTCCGCCGAAGACGGCAGCGCGCCGTCGTCGTTGCCGTTTGTTGTGGAAGGCACCGGGGAGGTTCCGGGCGGCCACCTGGTCATCGATGCCAGCGCCTCCTCGCAGTTTGTTTCGGCGCTGCTCCTCGTGGGAGCGAGGTTCACCGAAGGCCTTCACCTGGAGCACGTCGGGAAACCGGTGCCGAGCCTTGACCACATCAACATGACCGTGGCGGTCTTGCGGGGCGCCGGGGTTGTGGTTGACGATTCGGTTCCCAACCACTGGGCTGTTTCCCCGGGGCCAATCCGCGCATTCGACCAGCGGATCGAGCAGGACCTGTCCAACGCCGGACCGTTCCTTGCGGCTGCCCTGGCGTCCGGCGGAACGGTCCGGATTCCGGGCTGGCCGGAGCAGACGCAGCAGGTGGGAGACCTGTGGCGGACCATTCTTGCCGAGATGGGCGCTGAGGTCACTCTCCGTGATGGTGTCCTGACCGTTACGGGCGGACCCGAAATCAAGGGCGCCGACTTCGCGGACACCAGCGAGCTTGCCCCCACCGTCGCCGCGCTGTGTGCCCTGGCCAGCGGGCCCTCACGGCTCAGCGGCATCGCACACCTGCGCGGCCACGAGACTGACAGGCTGGCTGCACTGGTCACCGAGATCAACCGCCTCGGCGGGGATGCCGAGGAGACCAGCGACGGCCTGGTGATCCGGCCCGCCAAGCTGCACGCCGGCGTCGTCCGCAGTTACGCCGACCACCGCATGGCGACGGCAGGAGCCATCCTTGGCCTGGCCGTGGACGGGGTGCAGGTGGAGGACATTGCCACCACCGCGAAAACCATGCCGGACTTCCCCCGGCTGTGGGAAGACATGCTGGCCCAGGCCGGTCCCGCGGATGCCGGCGCGGAAGGTTCCACCGGTGGCGCGCAGCACTGA
- a CDS encoding class I SAM-dependent methyltransferase, with amino-acid sequence MVRGGPKLDHGRRRELGQSFQDGGRHYQQVRPGYPDEAAQWLVPPGAHDALDAGAGTGKFTELLLDRGMSVTALDPSADMLEQLRAHYPAATAIQATAEATGLPAGAFDVVSVAQAWHWCDALAASTELARVLRPAGKLGLIWNQLDTSVPWVHRLSRIMHAGDVYKPGFRPHVGPEFTGLEGHVTHWQDRVTTTDLVELTKSRSYYLRAGETIRAKVLANLDWYLHDHLGHSLDKELELPYLTLTWRAFKA; translated from the coding sequence GTGGTACGGGGTGGCCCCAAACTTGATCACGGACGGCGCCGGGAGCTCGGCCAGAGCTTCCAGGACGGCGGCCGGCACTACCAGCAGGTCCGTCCGGGCTATCCGGACGAAGCAGCTCAATGGCTGGTGCCCCCGGGCGCCCATGATGCGCTCGACGCCGGTGCCGGCACCGGTAAGTTCACCGAACTGCTGCTGGACAGGGGCATGTCGGTCACCGCTCTCGATCCCTCTGCGGACATGCTCGAACAGTTACGGGCGCACTATCCCGCTGCCACGGCGATCCAAGCTACCGCGGAGGCGACCGGCCTGCCCGCGGGGGCCTTCGACGTCGTCAGCGTGGCCCAGGCCTGGCACTGGTGCGACGCCCTCGCGGCGAGCACCGAACTTGCGCGCGTCCTCCGTCCGGCCGGGAAGCTGGGCCTGATCTGGAACCAGCTGGACACATCCGTTCCCTGGGTCCACCGGCTCTCCCGGATCATGCACGCCGGGGACGTGTACAAGCCCGGCTTCCGGCCGCACGTAGGACCCGAGTTCACGGGGCTCGAGGGCCACGTCACCCATTGGCAGGACCGCGTCACCACCACCGACCTGGTGGAGCTCACCAAATCGCGGAGTTATTATCTGCGAGCCGGTGAAACCATCCGGGCGAAGGTGCTGGCCAACCTGGACTGGTACCTCCACGACCACCTGGGCCACAGCCTGGATAAAGAGCTCGAACTGCCCTACCTGACGCTCACGTGGCGGGCCTTCAAAGCATGA
- the hisN gene encoding histidinol-phosphatase, which produces MIQPASSYNDDLRLAHVLADSVDDQTMSRFKAQDLQVETKPDLTPVTDADKAAEEAIRGQLSRSRPRDAVLGEEFGSTGHGSRRWIIDPIDGTKNFVRGVPVWATLIALVDEGEPVVGVVSAPALGKRWWAAKGMGAYMGRSLAAATRLRVSNVASLSDASLSYSSLGGWKERGNLDNFLGLTEDVWRTRAYGDFWSYCMVAEGSVDIACEPELNLYDMAALVPIVVEAGGRFTSLEGEDGPFGGNALATNSILHSEVLRRLNPDLDDLL; this is translated from the coding sequence ATGATCCAACCTGCTTCAAGCTACAACGATGACCTGCGCCTGGCCCACGTCCTGGCAGATTCCGTGGATGACCAGACCATGAGCCGCTTCAAGGCCCAGGACCTCCAGGTGGAGACCAAGCCTGACCTCACGCCGGTCACCGACGCGGACAAGGCCGCAGAAGAAGCCATCCGCGGCCAGTTGTCCCGTTCCCGTCCGCGTGATGCCGTACTCGGGGAAGAGTTCGGCAGCACCGGCCACGGGTCCCGCCGCTGGATCATCGACCCCATTGACGGCACCAAGAATTTCGTCCGCGGCGTCCCCGTCTGGGCCACCCTGATTGCCCTGGTGGATGAGGGCGAGCCCGTTGTTGGGGTGGTGAGCGCACCCGCCCTGGGCAAGCGCTGGTGGGCGGCCAAGGGCATGGGAGCCTACATGGGCCGGTCGCTGGCTGCAGCCACCCGGCTCCGTGTCTCCAACGTCGCCAGCCTGTCCGACGCTTCGCTGTCCTACTCCAGCCTGGGCGGCTGGAAGGAACGCGGCAACCTGGACAACTTCCTGGGCCTCACCGAGGACGTGTGGCGGACCCGGGCTTACGGCGATTTCTGGTCCTACTGCATGGTGGCGGAAGGCTCCGTGGACATTGCCTGCGAACCTGAACTCAACCTTTACGACATGGCGGCACTGGTGCCGATTGTGGTGGAAGCGGGCGGCCGCTTCACCTCACTGGAAGGCGAGGACGGGCCGTTCGGCGGCAACGCGCTGGCCACTAATTCCATCCTGCACTCCGAGGTGCTCCGCCGGTTGAACCCGGACCTGGACGACCTTCTCTAA
- a CDS encoding ribosome small subunit-dependent GTPase A — protein MARSTDSWDESDVRIRPSKKGSRPRTKDRPSHDDAVTGRIITVDRGRYTAVVGEDSGNERVVIAARARELRRNPVVAGDFVSLVGDVSGEPDTLARLVKIQDRRTLLRRSADDTDPVERAVVANADQLVIVVAAANPEPRTGFIDRALVAAYDAGIEPILLVTKADVKDPAELLSNYTHLDFPVIISRTADSSASGIDARSDDGLSARLDSNAVAELRGYLDEKVTVMLGHSGVGKSTMVNALTGAERATGGVNAVTGRGRHTSSSALALRLADAPVGSWIIDTPGIRSFGLAHVDPDRILRSFPDLSPGIDDCERGCKHTATAVNCGLDAWVGGGHAGATGEARLASLRRLLGTDPRLDAQETKELGSVN, from the coding sequence GTGGCGCGCAGCACTGATTCCTGGGACGAATCGGATGTCCGCATCCGGCCCAGCAAAAAGGGCTCCCGCCCGCGCACCAAGGACCGGCCAAGCCACGACGACGCTGTGACCGGACGCATCATCACCGTCGACCGCGGCAGGTACACGGCGGTGGTGGGTGAGGACTCCGGCAACGAACGCGTGGTCATTGCCGCGAGGGCACGCGAACTGCGCCGCAACCCTGTAGTGGCCGGAGATTTCGTCTCCCTGGTAGGCGATGTCTCAGGCGAACCGGACACCCTCGCCCGGCTGGTCAAGATCCAGGACCGCCGGACCCTGCTGCGCCGCAGCGCTGACGACACGGATCCGGTGGAGCGGGCTGTGGTTGCCAACGCAGACCAGCTGGTGATCGTGGTGGCCGCCGCCAACCCCGAACCACGCACGGGTTTCATCGACCGCGCCCTGGTGGCAGCGTACGACGCCGGGATCGAGCCGATCCTGCTGGTCACCAAGGCGGACGTCAAGGATCCGGCGGAGCTGCTGTCCAACTACACACACCTCGACTTCCCCGTGATCATCAGCCGGACAGCCGATTCCAGCGCTTCCGGCATCGACGCCCGCTCTGACGACGGCCTGTCCGCCCGCCTCGACAGCAATGCCGTGGCCGAGCTCCGGGGGTACCTGGATGAAAAAGTGACTGTCATGCTGGGGCATTCAGGCGTAGGCAAGTCGACGATGGTGAATGCGCTGACCGGGGCTGAACGGGCCACCGGCGGCGTCAATGCCGTGACAGGGCGCGGGCGCCACACGTCGTCGTCGGCGCTGGCGCTAAGGCTGGCGGACGCTCCTGTGGGCAGCTGGATTATCGATACCCCGGGTATCCGCTCCTTCGGCCTGGCTCACGTGGATCCTGACCGGATCCTGCGCTCCTTCCCGGACCTCTCCCCCGGCATCGATGACTGCGAACGCGGCTGCAAGCACACAGCCACCGCCGTGAACTGTGGGCTGGACGCGTGGGTGGGCGGTGGCCATGCGGGTGCCACCGGGGAAGCGCGGCTGGCCTCGCTGCGCCGCCTGTTGGGCACTGACCCGCGCCTGGATGCGCAGGAGACAAAGGAGCTGGGCAGCGTCAACTGA
- a CDS encoding DoxX family protein, whose product MSFVRTLARPMLASSFVVAGMDKLKNADDTAQQLSPLLSKATAALPFRTDEKTLARVIGGTQVGAGVLFGLGKFSRLSATVLTVISLLNTFVEWRSADISSKEGRGNRRNQLLKNLSLSGGALLASVDTAGKPGLAWRAEHLAADARKGAAHLAADARKTTNKKLYKADKAVRRAVEQATGA is encoded by the coding sequence ATGTCCTTTGTCCGCACACTCGCACGGCCCATGCTGGCTTCCAGTTTTGTTGTTGCCGGAATGGATAAGCTCAAGAACGCCGATGACACCGCCCAGCAACTGTCGCCGCTGCTGAGCAAGGCCACGGCGGCGCTGCCGTTCCGTACTGACGAGAAGACGCTGGCAAGGGTTATCGGCGGAACGCAGGTGGGCGCAGGCGTCCTCTTTGGGCTCGGGAAGTTTTCCAGGCTTTCAGCCACCGTGCTGACCGTCATTTCCCTTCTCAACACCTTCGTTGAATGGCGCAGTGCGGACATCAGCAGCAAGGAAGGGCGCGGGAATCGCCGCAACCAGCTCCTGAAGAACCTTTCACTAAGCGGCGGGGCGTTGCTCGCTTCCGTCGACACGGCTGGCAAGCCGGGACTGGCCTGGCGCGCCGAGCACCTGGCCGCAGACGCCCGGAAGGGTGCCGCGCACCTTGCCGCGGACGCCAGGAAGACCACCAACAAGAAGCTGTACAAAGCCGATAAGGCCGTACGCCGCGCCGTCGAACAGGCCACGGGGGCATAA
- a CDS encoding metal-dependent transcriptional regulator: MKTSAPSSSIEDYVKVIYSFTEWQDKPITSSQLAQRLGVANSSVSEMVRKLKDQGLVDHKPYSAITLTDAGVRLALSMVRRHRLIETYLVQQLGYSWDEVHDEAELLEHAVSDTFIERVAAILGNPQRDPHGDPIPTADGKVLMPRAHLMGELDQGHTGRITRISDENPDLLRYLSAEEIDLDAEVEVVGRKPFGGALVVRIRNSGRTRDYDLAGEITSALWVHSDQPHPGCLLGDS, from the coding sequence GTGAAGACCAGCGCGCCCTCCTCCTCCATTGAGGATTACGTCAAGGTCATCTACTCCTTCACGGAATGGCAGGACAAGCCCATCACGTCCTCCCAGCTGGCCCAGCGCCTGGGAGTCGCTAATTCCTCGGTGTCCGAGATGGTCCGCAAGCTGAAGGACCAGGGACTCGTTGACCATAAGCCCTACAGCGCCATCACGCTGACCGATGCCGGTGTCCGGCTGGCCCTTTCCATGGTGCGGCGGCACCGCCTGATCGAGACCTACCTTGTCCAGCAACTGGGCTACAGCTGGGACGAGGTCCATGATGAAGCCGAACTGCTGGAGCACGCCGTCTCGGACACGTTTATTGAGCGTGTGGCGGCCATACTCGGAAACCCGCAGCGTGATCCGCACGGCGATCCCATCCCCACCGCCGACGGGAAAGTGCTGATGCCCCGCGCGCACCTGATGGGCGAGCTGGACCAGGGGCACACCGGCAGGATCACCCGGATCAGCGACGAGAACCCGGACCTGCTCAGGTACCTTTCCGCGGAAGAGATTGACCTCGACGCCGAGGTGGAGGTGGTGGGCCGCAAACCGTTCGGCGGCGCGCTGGTGGTGCGGATCAGGAATTCGGGCAGGACCCGGGACTACGACCTCGCGGGTGAGATCACCTCTGCCCTGTGGGTGCACAGCGACCAGCCCCATCCGGGCTGTCTGCTTGGGGACAGCTGA